The following proteins are encoded in a genomic region of Pyrus communis chromosome 11, drPyrComm1.1, whole genome shotgun sequence:
- the LOC137707572 gene encoding uncharacterized protein At2g33490-like isoform X2, translating into MKTSLGMFRRFELHKNDAKEKRDIQPLAQVDELAQAAQDMHDMRTCYDSLLSAAAATANSAYEFSESLREMGTCLLEKTALHDDEESGRVFLMLGRLQYELQKLVDSYRSHIFLTITNPSESLLNELRTVEEMKRQCDEKREVYDYMVAQQKEKGRSKRGKGDSFTLQQLQVAHDEYDEEATLCVFRLKSLKQGQARSLLTQAARHHAAQLNFFRKGLKSLEAVEPHVRLVTEEHHIEYQFSGLEDDGGDDGGDDVEDNGENRYDPTEDGELSFNYRSSKQGIDVTSASRNSMEVDEVGPLSPKATRLEHADMNLDRNQWDMRAPSREPRIGSHSAPIFPGKKFDPAEKARQLQASTPRKSNTYVLPTPIDPKGLSSSRTSSAVPETRPGRRNPNLWHSSPLEEKDPGDDNLPRPNFSKTPLVQKESNVNSTSTQLPPPLEGRALPQLDTLNASDINKTKRDAFSGPIPSKSSSSKPLLYDSGPIASTEPPQLVSGMLSRLPNPQPSSPKVSPCPSPPLVSSPKISELHELPRPPGNSSAAKPTKSSGFVGHSAPLVLRNQEHSMPNKNPSVASNAASPLPAPPLIVARSFSIPSGSQRAMAVHVARHLESPQFPGKAEEVASPPLTPISLSKLKPVSNVSEVASHSSPIRVRAGGS; encoded by the exons ATGAAGACCTCGCTCGGCATGTTTCGGAGATTCGAACTGCACAAAAATGATGCCAAAGAAAAGAGAGACATTCAACCTTTGGCTCAGGTCGATGAGCTCGCTCAGGCTGCTCag GACATGCATGATATGAGAACTTGCTATGATAGCTTACTCTCTGCAGCAGCCGCTACAGCAAACAGCGCATATG AATTCTCAGAGTCACTGCGTGAAATGGGTACTTGTCTGCTGGAAAAAACTGCATTGCATGATGATGAAGAGAGTG GTAGAGTATTTCTGATGCTGGGGAGGTTGCAGTATGAACTTCAAAAACTTGTTGATAGCTAT CGCTCTCATATATTTTTGACAATTACAAACCCATCGGAGTCTCTTCTCAATGAACTTCGGACAGTTGAG GAAATGAAGCGACAATGCGACGAAAAAAG AGAAGTGTATGACTACATGGTGGCgcaacagaaagaaaaagggaggtCAAAACGTGGAAAAGGTGACAGTTTTACTTTGCAGCAATTGCAAGTAGCTCATGATGAATATGATGAGGAGGCTACATTGTGTGTCTTCCGATTGAAGTCTCTGAAGCAAGGACAGGCTCGAAGTCTTCTAACACAGGCAGCTCGTCACCATGCTGCTCAG TTGAATTTCTTTCGGAAAGGACTTAAATCACTTGAGGCTGTTGAACCACACGTTAGATTGGTTACTGAGGAGCATCATATTgaataccaattcagtggacTTGAAGACGATGGTGGGGATGATGGTGGGGATGATGTTGAGGATAATGGTGAAAATAGGTATGATCCTACTGAAGATGGAGAATTGAGTTTTAACTATAGGTCAAGCAAGCAGGGGATTGATGTCACCTCTGCATCAAGGAATTCAATGGAG GTTGATGAAGTGGGACCTTTGTCTCCTAAAGCTACAAGATTGGAACATGCAGAT ATGAATCTAGATAGGAACCAATGGGATATGAGGGCCCCAAGTAGAGAACCAAGAATCGGCAGCCACTCAGCCCCAATTTTTCCGGGGAAGAAGTTTGATCCTGCTGAGAAAGCTAGACAATTGCAGGCATCAACACCACGGAAGTCTAATACGTATGTACTGCCCACACCTATTGATCCAAAAGGTTTGAGTTCTTCAAGAACAAGCAGCGCGGTTCCAGAAACAAGGCCAGGTAGACGCAATCCAAACTTATGGCATTCTTCCCCATTGGAAGAGAAAGATCCTGGTGATGATAATCTGCCGAGACCTAATTTCTCAAAAACTCCGCTGGTACAAAAAGAGAGCAATGTCAATAGTACCTCCACCCAACTACCTCCTCCACTGGAGGGACGCGCACTTCCACAGCTTGATACGTTGAATGCATCTGATATAAATAAGACTAAGAGAGACGCTTTCTCCGGCCCAATACCTAGTAAATCGTCATCATCAAAGCCTTTATTATATGATAGTGGTCCTATTGCATCAACTGAACCACCGCAACTAGTTTCCGGGATGCTGTCTCGTTTGCCAAATCCCCAACCTTCATCTCCAAAGGTATCCCCATGTCCGTCACCTCCCCTTGTTTCTTCACCCAAGATAAGCGAGCTTCATGAACTTCCTAGACCCCCCGGTAATTCATCAGCTGCCAAACCAACAAAGTCCTCAGGATTTGTTGGTCACTCTGCTCCACTGGTCTTAAGAAATCAAGAACATAGCATGCCTAATAAAAACCCTTCAGTGGCATCAAATGCGGCATCTCCACTTCCAGCTCCACCATTGATAGTTGCCCGAAGCTTCTCCATACCTTCGGGCAGTCAAAGAGCAATGGCAGTGCATGTAGCAAGACATTTGGAGTCTCCCCAATTTCCAGGCAAGGCCGAAGAAGTTGCTTCACCTCCATTAACGCCAATTTCCCTGTCAAAACTCAAACCGGTATCAAATGTTTCTGAAGTGGCCTCCCACTCTAGTCCCATCCGTG TGCGTGCAGGTGGGAGCTGA
- the LOC137707572 gene encoding uncharacterized protein At2g33490-like isoform X3 — MKTSLGMFRRFELHKNDAKEKRDIQPLAQVDELAQAAQDMHDMRTCYDSLLSAAAATANSAYEFSESLREMGTCLLEKTALHDDEESGRVFLMLGRLQYELQKLVDSYRSHIFLTITNPSESLLNELRTVEEMKRQCDEKREVYDYMVAQQKEKGRSKRGKGDSFTLQQLQVAHDEYDEEATLCVFRLKSLKQGQARSLLTQAARHHAAQLNFFRKGLKSLEAVEPHVRLVTEEHHIEYQFSGLEDDGGDDGGDDVEDNGENRYDPTEDGELSFNYRSSKQGIDVTSASRNSMEVDEVGPLSPKATRLEHADMNLDRNQWDMRAPSREPRIGSHSAPIFPGKKFDPAEKARQLQASTPRKSNTYVLPTPIDPKGLSSSRTSSAVPETRPGRRNPNLWHSSPLEEKDPGDDNLPRPNFSKTPLVQKESNVNSTSTQLPPPLEGRALPQLDTLNASDINKTKRDAFSGPIPSKSSSSKPLLYDSGPIASTEPPQLVSGMLSRLPNPQPSSPKVSPCPSPPLVSSPKISELHELPRPPGNSSAAKPTKSSGFVGHSAPLVLRNQEHSMPNKNPSVASNAASPLPAPPLIVARSFSIPSGSQRAMAVHVARHLESPQFPGKAEEVASPPLTPISLSKLKPVSNVSEVASHSSPIRGGS, encoded by the exons ATGAAGACCTCGCTCGGCATGTTTCGGAGATTCGAACTGCACAAAAATGATGCCAAAGAAAAGAGAGACATTCAACCTTTGGCTCAGGTCGATGAGCTCGCTCAGGCTGCTCag GACATGCATGATATGAGAACTTGCTATGATAGCTTACTCTCTGCAGCAGCCGCTACAGCAAACAGCGCATATG AATTCTCAGAGTCACTGCGTGAAATGGGTACTTGTCTGCTGGAAAAAACTGCATTGCATGATGATGAAGAGAGTG GTAGAGTATTTCTGATGCTGGGGAGGTTGCAGTATGAACTTCAAAAACTTGTTGATAGCTAT CGCTCTCATATATTTTTGACAATTACAAACCCATCGGAGTCTCTTCTCAATGAACTTCGGACAGTTGAG GAAATGAAGCGACAATGCGACGAAAAAAG AGAAGTGTATGACTACATGGTGGCgcaacagaaagaaaaagggaggtCAAAACGTGGAAAAGGTGACAGTTTTACTTTGCAGCAATTGCAAGTAGCTCATGATGAATATGATGAGGAGGCTACATTGTGTGTCTTCCGATTGAAGTCTCTGAAGCAAGGACAGGCTCGAAGTCTTCTAACACAGGCAGCTCGTCACCATGCTGCTCAG TTGAATTTCTTTCGGAAAGGACTTAAATCACTTGAGGCTGTTGAACCACACGTTAGATTGGTTACTGAGGAGCATCATATTgaataccaattcagtggacTTGAAGACGATGGTGGGGATGATGGTGGGGATGATGTTGAGGATAATGGTGAAAATAGGTATGATCCTACTGAAGATGGAGAATTGAGTTTTAACTATAGGTCAAGCAAGCAGGGGATTGATGTCACCTCTGCATCAAGGAATTCAATGGAG GTTGATGAAGTGGGACCTTTGTCTCCTAAAGCTACAAGATTGGAACATGCAGAT ATGAATCTAGATAGGAACCAATGGGATATGAGGGCCCCAAGTAGAGAACCAAGAATCGGCAGCCACTCAGCCCCAATTTTTCCGGGGAAGAAGTTTGATCCTGCTGAGAAAGCTAGACAATTGCAGGCATCAACACCACGGAAGTCTAATACGTATGTACTGCCCACACCTATTGATCCAAAAGGTTTGAGTTCTTCAAGAACAAGCAGCGCGGTTCCAGAAACAAGGCCAGGTAGACGCAATCCAAACTTATGGCATTCTTCCCCATTGGAAGAGAAAGATCCTGGTGATGATAATCTGCCGAGACCTAATTTCTCAAAAACTCCGCTGGTACAAAAAGAGAGCAATGTCAATAGTACCTCCACCCAACTACCTCCTCCACTGGAGGGACGCGCACTTCCACAGCTTGATACGTTGAATGCATCTGATATAAATAAGACTAAGAGAGACGCTTTCTCCGGCCCAATACCTAGTAAATCGTCATCATCAAAGCCTTTATTATATGATAGTGGTCCTATTGCATCAACTGAACCACCGCAACTAGTTTCCGGGATGCTGTCTCGTTTGCCAAATCCCCAACCTTCATCTCCAAAGGTATCCCCATGTCCGTCACCTCCCCTTGTTTCTTCACCCAAGATAAGCGAGCTTCATGAACTTCCTAGACCCCCCGGTAATTCATCAGCTGCCAAACCAACAAAGTCCTCAGGATTTGTTGGTCACTCTGCTCCACTGGTCTTAAGAAATCAAGAACATAGCATGCCTAATAAAAACCCTTCAGTGGCATCAAATGCGGCATCTCCACTTCCAGCTCCACCATTGATAGTTGCCCGAAGCTTCTCCATACCTTCGGGCAGTCAAAGAGCAATGGCAGTGCATGTAGCAAGACATTTGGAGTCTCCCCAATTTCCAGGCAAGGCCGAAGAAGTTGCTTCACCTCCATTAACGCCAATTTCCCTGTCAAAACTCAAACCGGTATCAAATGTTTCTGAAGTGGCCTCCCACTCTAGTCCCATCCGTG GTGGGAGCTGA
- the LOC137707572 gene encoding uncharacterized protein At2g33490-like isoform X1, which produces MKTSLGMFRRFELHKNDAKEKRDIQPLAQVDELAQAAQDMHDMRTCYDSLLSAAAATANSAYEFSESLREMGTCLLEKTALHDDEESGRVFLMLGRLQYELQKLVDSYRSHIFLTITNPSESLLNELRTVEEMKRQCDEKREVYDYMVAQQKEKGRSKRGKGDSFTLQQLQVAHDEYDEEATLCVFRLKSLKQGQARSLLTQAARHHAAQLNFFRKGLKSLEAVEPHVRLVTEEHHIEYQFSGLEDDGGDDGGDDVEDNGENRYDPTEDGELSFNYRSSKQGIDVTSASRNSMEVDEVGPLSPKATRLEHADMNLDRNQWDMRAPSREPRIGSHSAPIFPGKKFDPAEKARQLQASTPRKSNTYVLPTPIDPKGLSSSRTSSAVPETRPGRRNPNLWHSSPLEEKDPGDDNLPRPNFSKTPLVQKESNVNSTSTQLPPPLEGRALPQLDTLNASDINKTKRDAFSGPIPSKSSSSKPLLYDSGPIASTEPPQLVSGMLSRLPNPQPSSPKVSPCPSPPLVSSPKISELHELPRPPGNSSAAKPTKSSGFVGHSAPLVLRNQEHSMPNKNPSVASNAASPLPAPPLIVARSFSIPSGSQRAMAVHVARHLESPQFPGKAEEVASPPLTPISLSKLKPVSNVSEVASHSSPIRGERAFFSIFPHQLMFSS; this is translated from the exons ATGAAGACCTCGCTCGGCATGTTTCGGAGATTCGAACTGCACAAAAATGATGCCAAAGAAAAGAGAGACATTCAACCTTTGGCTCAGGTCGATGAGCTCGCTCAGGCTGCTCag GACATGCATGATATGAGAACTTGCTATGATAGCTTACTCTCTGCAGCAGCCGCTACAGCAAACAGCGCATATG AATTCTCAGAGTCACTGCGTGAAATGGGTACTTGTCTGCTGGAAAAAACTGCATTGCATGATGATGAAGAGAGTG GTAGAGTATTTCTGATGCTGGGGAGGTTGCAGTATGAACTTCAAAAACTTGTTGATAGCTAT CGCTCTCATATATTTTTGACAATTACAAACCCATCGGAGTCTCTTCTCAATGAACTTCGGACAGTTGAG GAAATGAAGCGACAATGCGACGAAAAAAG AGAAGTGTATGACTACATGGTGGCgcaacagaaagaaaaagggaggtCAAAACGTGGAAAAGGTGACAGTTTTACTTTGCAGCAATTGCAAGTAGCTCATGATGAATATGATGAGGAGGCTACATTGTGTGTCTTCCGATTGAAGTCTCTGAAGCAAGGACAGGCTCGAAGTCTTCTAACACAGGCAGCTCGTCACCATGCTGCTCAG TTGAATTTCTTTCGGAAAGGACTTAAATCACTTGAGGCTGTTGAACCACACGTTAGATTGGTTACTGAGGAGCATCATATTgaataccaattcagtggacTTGAAGACGATGGTGGGGATGATGGTGGGGATGATGTTGAGGATAATGGTGAAAATAGGTATGATCCTACTGAAGATGGAGAATTGAGTTTTAACTATAGGTCAAGCAAGCAGGGGATTGATGTCACCTCTGCATCAAGGAATTCAATGGAG GTTGATGAAGTGGGACCTTTGTCTCCTAAAGCTACAAGATTGGAACATGCAGAT ATGAATCTAGATAGGAACCAATGGGATATGAGGGCCCCAAGTAGAGAACCAAGAATCGGCAGCCACTCAGCCCCAATTTTTCCGGGGAAGAAGTTTGATCCTGCTGAGAAAGCTAGACAATTGCAGGCATCAACACCACGGAAGTCTAATACGTATGTACTGCCCACACCTATTGATCCAAAAGGTTTGAGTTCTTCAAGAACAAGCAGCGCGGTTCCAGAAACAAGGCCAGGTAGACGCAATCCAAACTTATGGCATTCTTCCCCATTGGAAGAGAAAGATCCTGGTGATGATAATCTGCCGAGACCTAATTTCTCAAAAACTCCGCTGGTACAAAAAGAGAGCAATGTCAATAGTACCTCCACCCAACTACCTCCTCCACTGGAGGGACGCGCACTTCCACAGCTTGATACGTTGAATGCATCTGATATAAATAAGACTAAGAGAGACGCTTTCTCCGGCCCAATACCTAGTAAATCGTCATCATCAAAGCCTTTATTATATGATAGTGGTCCTATTGCATCAACTGAACCACCGCAACTAGTTTCCGGGATGCTGTCTCGTTTGCCAAATCCCCAACCTTCATCTCCAAAGGTATCCCCATGTCCGTCACCTCCCCTTGTTTCTTCACCCAAGATAAGCGAGCTTCATGAACTTCCTAGACCCCCCGGTAATTCATCAGCTGCCAAACCAACAAAGTCCTCAGGATTTGTTGGTCACTCTGCTCCACTGGTCTTAAGAAATCAAGAACATAGCATGCCTAATAAAAACCCTTCAGTGGCATCAAATGCGGCATCTCCACTTCCAGCTCCACCATTGATAGTTGCCCGAAGCTTCTCCATACCTTCGGGCAGTCAAAGAGCAATGGCAGTGCATGTAGCAAGACATTTGGAGTCTCCCCAATTTCCAGGCAAGGCCGAAGAAGTTGCTTCACCTCCATTAACGCCAATTTCCCTGTCAAAACTCAAACCGGTATCAAATGTTTCTGAAGTGGCCTCCCACTCTAGTCCCATCCGTGGTGAGCGTGCGTTTTTCAGTATTTTTCCTCACCAGTTGATGTTTTCTTCTTAG